A stretch of DNA from Methylobacterium sp. CB376:
ATCGAAGCGGATCCCGGATCCCAAGCCTGCGCGGCGCCTGAGCGACGCCGACATCCGCATGGCCGAAATGGGAGATGGCGACGCAATCCGTCGGATGGCGGATGATCCCGCCCGCAGGGCGGGCCGCGGCCCGCCGTCTCAGGCGGGACGAAGCGCCGCCAGCGCCGCCGCGCACTCGGCCCCGCTCAGGCGCCGGATCACCGGACCGGCCGTCCAGACGAGGAGCGGGATCACGGCGCGGTCCGGATGGATCCGGGCGAGCAAAGCCGCGTAGAGCGCCACCTGCGCGGCCATCCCGCCCGGGACCGGGGCGCCCTCGGCGGGCGGACGGCCGGTCTTGAAGTCGCAGAGCCAGACCGCCTCCTCGGTCACGGCGAGCCGGTCGATCCGGCCGTGAACCGGCCATTCCACGCCGCCCAGGCTCACCGTCCCGGCGAGCGCCACCTCGGCCCGGGCCAGGGGTCCGAACAGCACCGAGAGGTCGGGATCGGCGAGGAGGCGCAGGACCGAAGTCGCGAGCGCCTCCCGCTCCGCCGCCGGGAGGCCCGGCGCGCGAGCCGCCACGAAGGCGCGCGCCGCCGCCGCGCGCCGCTCCGGCGCCAGGGCCGGCAGGTGCTCCAGCAGGGCGTGGATCAGCACGCCGCGGCGGCGCGCCGCCGGGTCGCCGGAGCGCGGCTGCGACCGGCGCGGCTCGTCGGCGGCGCCGAGGCCGGACGGGCGCAGCGGCGGAAGCGGCTCGGCCTCGGGCGCGACCGGGCGGAAGAGCCAGTCCGGCCGCTCCCCGGGCGGCGCCGGCGGCACCGCCGTGGCCGGGGCGGCCGGCAGCGCGGCCCCGTGCCGCCACGTCTCGGCCGGCCCGTAGGGCATCTCGGCCCGCTCGACGCCGCCGAAGGCCGCCACGAGGCCGCGTCGGACCATCTCGCACCAGGATTCCGGGGTCTCCCGGTCGCGGCCGCGATAGGGGGCGATGACGAGGCGGTCCTTGGCCCGGGTCATCGCCACGTAGAGCAGGCGGTTGTGCTCCTGGCGCGCCCGCTCGTGCAGGGCCTCGCGGGCCGCCGCGCCCGCCGGGCAATCATGTCCCTTGGAGGGCGACCAGACCGGCACCGTCCCGTCGGCGACGCCGCCCGCGCCGCGGACCGGGACGGGCAGGAGCGGCGGGTCGTTGCGGCCGAGGGGCTCGCAGCCGTCGATCAGCACGAGGAGGCCCGCCTCCAGGCCCTTGGCGCCGTGCACGGTCATCACCCGCACCTCGTCGCGGGCCGATTCGAGGTCGCGCTTGACCGTGTGCCCGCCCGCGTCGCGCCCGCCGCTCGGGGCGTAGCGCGAGAGGAAACCCGTGAGGGAGGGCGCGTCCGCCCCCTGCTCGGCCTGGGCCGCCGCGGTGAGGAAGACGTCGATGGCGTCCCCGGCCTCGCCCCCCAGCCGGGCGACGAGGCGCGCCCGCCCGCCCAGGGGCCCGAGCAGGTCCGCGTAGAAGCCGAAGGGGCCGCTCTCCTGCGCGAGGCGCCGCCAGGTGGCGAGCGCCGCCGCGCCCCGCAACGCCGCCGGGTCCCCCGCGCCCGCGTGCCGCGCCAGCGCCGCGGCGAGGGATTCCTCGGGCGCGCGCCGGGCCGCGAGCCGCACGAGGTCGTCGTCCGTGAGGCCGACCAGGGGAGTCTTGAGGGCGCAGGCCAGCGTCAGGTCGTCGTCGGGCAGGAGCGCCGCGCGGCCGGCCGCGACGAGGTCCATGACGGCGATGTGGGCCGCGATGTCGAGCCGGTCCTGGCCGGCCACCGGCACGTCCTCGGCCTTGAGCGCCCGGATCACCCCCTCGAAGGCCGCCGAGCGCTTGCGGACCAGGATCAGGATCTCGCCCGGTCGCCAGATCCGGCCGTGCTCGTCGCCCTCCCGCGTCCAGTGCCGCACCGCGCGGGCGACCCGCCGCGCCACCACTAGGGCCGGCGCCCCGGCCTCGACGGCGTCGACCGGCTGGACCCAGGCGTCGGGTTCCGGCTCCTCGCAGGGCTCCTCGGTCGGCCACAATTCCACCTGCCCGGGCGCGCCGACCCGCACCGTCTCGTGCACGGTGCCGATCGCCCCGTCGCCGAAGGACAGGCCGCGGTAATGCTCGGCGAGGGCGAAGGTGGCGTCGACCCCGCGCAGCACGCCCTTGGCCGAGCGGAAGGAGAGCGTGAGCCCGACATCCTCGAAGGCGAGCCCGGCCCCGCGCGCGGCCCGGCGCCACGCCTGCCGGGTCGTCTCGAACTCCTCGGGCGCCGCCCCCTGGAAGCTGTAGATCGACTGCTTCGGGTCGCCCACGGCGAAGCGGGTGCGCGGCAGGGGGCCGCGGCGCGCGCCCTCGCCGGCGCAGAAATCCTCGGTGATCCGGCGCAGGATCTCCCATTGCTCGGGATTGGTGTCCTGCGCCTCGTCGATCAGCACGTGGTCGACGCCGCGGTCGAGCTTGTAGAGCACCCAGGCCGAATCGACCCGGGTCAGCAGGTCGAGGGTCTTGTGGATCAGGTCGTCGAAGTCGAGGGCGCCGAGGCGGGCCTTCTGGGCCTCGACCCGCCGGTGGATCTCGGCCGCGAGGGTGAACAGGGCGGCGGTGCGCTCCTGCGCGCGGGCGGCCTTCAGCCGCTCGCGCAGGCGCCCGAGCCGGGCCTGCTCGTCGAGGAGCAGCCGCCTCACCGCCTCCGGCACCGCCTTGGTGCCGAGGCTCGCCGGGGCGTAGGGGTCGCCCTCCCCCTCGTCCTTGAAGAACGCCGCGAGGTAGAGCGGCAGGTCCTGCGGCTCCTCCGCCGCCGCGGCGCGCGCGAGCGCGTCGGCCCGCTTCTCGTCCGTGGCCTTGCCGGTGCGGAGCTGAGCGGCGAGCCCGGCCCAGTCGGCGGGGGCGCCCTCCCGCATCCGCGCCTCGATCGTCCCGACCGCCTCGTCCGGGGCGAGGCCGAGCGCCTCGCGCAGGCGCTCCAGGCGCGCCGGCAGGCCCTGCGGGTGGAGGAGGACGGCGCGGGCGCGCACCGCCTCGCCGATCGCCCGGCGCAGGGCCTCGCCCGCCGCCTCGGGCGCGACCCGGGCGAGGGCCTGGGCGAGGTCCGGGCGGGTGCCGTCCACCGCGTCCGCCAGCACGTTGTCGATCGTGCGGTCCACCGCCTCGCGGGTCTGGGCCTCGTCGAGGACGACGAAGCGGGCCGGCACATTCGCCTCGAACGGGACGAGGTGGAGGAGCCGCTCGCAGAGCGCGTGCAGCGTCTCGATCTTGAGGCCGCCCGGCGTCTCGACCGCGCGGGCGAAGAGGCGCCGCGCCCGGCGCAGGGTCGCGGGGTCGGGCCGCTCGCCCTCGAGGGCGGTGAGTTCGGCGCGCAACGCCTCCTCCGGCAGGGTCACCCAGCGCCCGAGCCGCTCGAAGACGCGGATCGCCATGTTGGCGGCCGCCGCCTTGGTGAAGGTGAGGCAGAGGATCTTGGCCGGCGGCGCCCCGTGCAGCAGGAGCCGCACGACCCGGTCGGTGAGCACCTTGGTCTTGCCGGCCCCCGCATTGGCCGACACCCAGGCGGAGGCGCGCGGATCCGCGGCGCGGCGCTGCGCGGTCTGCGTGACCGCATCGACCACGAATCCCTCGATCCCCATCACGTCCCCGCCCCTCGGCGCCCCTCGGCCGCCCGCCGGCTCGGCCCTTCACGCCTGCCGGGAGCTTGGCCCTTCATGCCTGCCGGGGGCTTGCGCGGGGTCAAGGAAGCGGGAAGCGGCGACGCTTATGCACAGGCAATGCCGCCGCACGGGCCGCGCCGAAGCGGCGCGGTGCCGCGTTGCAATTTAGAATCATTCTAATATGTGAGGCGCGAACGCGATGGAGGTGGCGATGGCCCGTTCCGCGACCGCGGCGCCCGAGGAGGCGCTGGTCCGCTACGACACGACGACGATCGTCCTGCACTGGCTGACCGCGCTGCTGGTGGGGCTGCTCTGGATCCTCGGCCAGACCAACGATTGGTGGCCGCGCGGCCCGCTGCGGGGCGGGCTGTGGTCGCTGCACGTCCTGCTCGGCTTCGCCCTGATGGCGACGCTGGCGACCCGGGTGGTCTGGCGGATCGGCCCGGGCCGGGCACTGCCCTCGGCGGAGGACGGGCCCCTGCGCCTCCTCGCCCGCGCGACCCATTCGGGGCTCTACCTGCTCCTGATCGCGGTGGTGGGGCTCGGCCTCGCCGACGCGCTGGTGCGCGGCTTCGTCCTGTTCGGCGCGATCCCGCTGCCGCAGGTCGGCGACCAGGCCCTGCGCCGCCCGATCAACGCGCTGCACGAATGGGCGGCCAACGCGGTGATGGCCGTGGCGGGACTGCACGCCGCCGCCGGGCTCTTCCACCACTACGTGCGCCAGGACGGGGTGCTGGGGCGGATGTGGCGGGCCTCGTGAGGCGCCCCGCGGCCGGGGCGGGCCCCGGTCCGGCCGGGGCGGGCCCCGGTCCGGGGGGCGCGGCTACGCCCCCTCCCCCTCCACCAGCGACCATTCCTTCACCCGCGCGAGGTGGTCGTAGGGCGAGAAGGCGCGGGCGTATTTCGGGTAGGGCCGCGACAGGTAGGCCGCCTCGCCCCGCAGGAAGCGGGCGACGAGGCCCTGGAAGCGGCGCGCATGCTCGTCGATCAGCTCCTCGACCGAGCGGGCCTCGCCCCGCGGCGGCTTGAGCGGCACCGGGTCGAGGGGCACCTTGCCGCCGCTCGCCCGCACGTAGAGCAGCTCCGGCGCGCCGGTTCCCGGGCCGAGATCGCGGAAGCCGCCCGCCTGCAGCATCGCGGCCTCCAGGGTGAGCTGCGGCGCGAAGCCGGCGAAGACCTCCCTGGCGCTCGGCGGCTGGCCGGTCTTGAAGTCGACGATGACGTGGCCGCCGTCCCGGCGCGCCTCGATCCGATCGGCCCGGGCGCGCAGGGTGAAGTCCTCGGCGGGGCCGATCGGGATCCGCCAGCGGCCCGAGATCTCGGCATGGACCCGCCTGAGGCCCGGCCGCCGCTCCACCTCCCAGGCGAGGAAGGACGCCGCCATGCGCTCGAAGCGCGGCCACCACTCCGCGTAGAGTTCCGGATAGGCATCGGCGATCGGCGCGAAGGCGTTGACCGCGAGGTCGTAGAGGGGCAGGCGCGGATCCGCGGGCAGCGCCTCGGGGAAGCGCTGCGCGAAGCCGCCCAGCACGTCGTGCACGATCGTGCCCCGGTCGCTGGCGCTCGGCTGCACCGCCACCGGCTCCAGCGGGTCGAGGCCCAGCACGTGCCGCGCGAAGATCCCGTAGGGGTCGCGCACCAGGGTCTCGACCTCGGTGACGCTGAGCGCGCGCGGGAACAGGGCGGGGTCCGGCCTCGGGGCCGGGCGCGCCGGGCGGGGCGGCAGCGGCTCGGTGCCCCGGTCGAGGGACGCCGCCAGCGCCCGCAGCCGCCCGCCCGCCGCGAGGCAGCCGGACCACGCCGCCTCCCCCATGAAGGCGCGCAGCCGCTGCAGGAAGCGCGACGGCACGGTCGGCGAGCCCTCGCGCTTGTGGGCGCGGGTGATCACCGCGTCCGGGCAGCCGAGCGCCTGCACGAGGTCGTGGGCGGTCTGGCCGAGGCGGCGCTCCGGCGAGGAGAGGCCCACAGCCGCGCGCATCGGCCGGTTCAGGAAGGCGTCCGTCTCGGCCTTGGGCGGCCAGACGCCCTCGTCGAGGCCGCCCAGGACCACGCGGTCGACCCGCAGCAGCCGCGCCTCCAGGAGGCCGAGGATGCGCAGCCGCGGATGCGGGCGCTCCGCCCGCGCGCTCACCACCCGCTCGCGGGCGAGCGCGGTGAAGAAGGCCGGGTAATCCGAGAACCGGCCCTCCAGCATGCCCGCCTGCGCGAGGGCGAGATCGTCGAAGAGCCCGTCGAGCACCGCGACCGAGGGCTCGTCCTGCGGCGCGTCGGGCCCGTCGAGCAGGAGGTCGCAGGTCTCGCGATGGGCCTGCGCCAGGGCGACGAGGTCGCGGACGCCCTCCTCCTGGTCGGGGGCGAAATCTCGGGGGGCGAAATCCCGGAAAGCGCGGTCGAGCCGGGCGACGAGGTCGGCCGCCGCCTCCCAATCGGCCTGGGTCAGCCGCCGCACCGGCCGGGGGGCGTGCGGGCGCTCGCCGCCGCGCGCGACCCGGAGCGCCTCGGCGAGGCCGGCGAAGCCCTTGGCGGGAGCGGGACCGCGCAGCACCCCGATCTCCAGGGCGGCGGCGGCCCGCTCCAGCGCGGGCCGGGCCAGGCCGAGCCGCACCATCGGATGGGCGAGGAGCGCCAGCACCCGCTCGGGCTTGGCGTCGAGGGCGGCGACGTCGGTGGCGAGCCGCGCGAGGCGCCCGGCGAGGCTCAGCGCCAGCGGCTGCCCGGCCGTGTCCTCCGCCACGATCTCCCAGCGCCCGAGCTCCGCCGCGACCCGGCGGGCGAGGCCGCGGTCCGGGGTGATCAGGGCGGCGCGGCAATCCGGCCGCTCCAGCGCCTCGCGCAGGGCCACCGCGATGGCGAGCGCCTCCTCGCGCTCGTCGGCCGCCTCGACGAGGGCGAGCCCGGCGCCGCCCGCGCGGGCGAGCGCCTCGCGCGCCCCGGGATCCAGATCCGCCCAGGCATCCGTGGTCTCGGCCGGGCGCAGGGCCTGCGACAGGAGTTCGGCCCGGGCCCGCGCGGCTGGTCCCGGCGCGCCGAGGGGCCGCACCGCGGCGCGGGGGCAGTCGAGGCCGCGCAGGAGCCGGTGCAGGATCGCCTGCGGGTGGCCGTGCGCGACCGCCTCCCCGGTCTCGATCGCCGCCCAGCCCTCCTCGTCGAGGGCGAGGTCGAGGCCGGGCAGCACCACCGCCCCGCGCGGCATCGCCGCGATGGCCCCGATCAGGGCGGCGGTGGCGGGGATCGAGCCGGTCGAGCCGGCCACCACGATCGGGTCGGCCGGGCGCTCGCGGCGCAGGCGCGCGGCCTCGGCGAGCACCAGGGCGCGGCCCCGCGCCACCGGGTCGCTGACGCCCCGCTCGGCCAGGATCGCCGGCCAATGCTCGGCGGCGATGCGCACGAAGTCGAGGGTAAGCGAGAAGTACTGCGAGTATTCCGCCTCGACGGCGCGCCCGATCTCGTCCCAGGGCAGGCCCTCGACGGTGAGCGCGTCCATCAGCCCCTCGAGATCGGCCGCGAGGCCGACCGCGTCGGCCGGCGAGGACGGCACCCGGAAGGGCACCTCCTCGCCCATCGGCAGGAGCCGGCGGTCGATGCCGGCGGCCCAGGCCTGGACGAGGCGGGCGAGGATCAGGCGCCGCTCCAGGGCAGGGATCGGCGGGTGCGCAACCGCCTCCGGGCACTCGCCGGGGGCGAGCGCCGCGAGGTCGAGCTCGGCCTCGTCCGCCTCGCCGAGGGGCGTCATCCGCGGCAGCAGCACCGCCGGCCCGCAGCGCGCGGCGAGTTCCGCGGCGAGCGCCCGGGTGGCGCGCCGGGTCGGCAGGAAGAGCGTGACGGCGGCGAGGCCGAGCGGCCCCTGCGCGACCGGGCCGACGAGCGTGCCGTCGAGGAGCGCGTCGGCGAGGGTCGCCAGGAACGGCGCGCCGGGCGGGAT
This window harbors:
- the addA gene encoding double-strand break repair helicase AddA, whose translation is MGIEGFVVDAVTQTAQRRAADPRASAWVSANAGAGKTKVLTDRVVRLLLHGAPPAKILCLTFTKAAAANMAIRVFERLGRWVTLPEEALRAELTALEGERPDPATLRRARRLFARAVETPGGLKIETLHALCERLLHLVPFEANVPARFVVLDEAQTREAVDRTIDNVLADAVDGTRPDLAQALARVAPEAAGEALRRAIGEAVRARAVLLHPQGLPARLERLREALGLAPDEAVGTIEARMREGAPADWAGLAAQLRTGKATDEKRADALARAAAAEEPQDLPLYLAAFFKDEGEGDPYAPASLGTKAVPEAVRRLLLDEQARLGRLRERLKAARAQERTAALFTLAAEIHRRVEAQKARLGALDFDDLIHKTLDLLTRVDSAWVLYKLDRGVDHVLIDEAQDTNPEQWEILRRITEDFCAGEGARRGPLPRTRFAVGDPKQSIYSFQGAAPEEFETTRQAWRRAARGAGLAFEDVGLTLSFRSAKGVLRGVDATFALAEHYRGLSFGDGAIGTVHETVRVGAPGQVELWPTEEPCEEPEPDAWVQPVDAVEAGAPALVVARRVARAVRHWTREGDEHGRIWRPGEILILVRKRSAAFEGVIRALKAEDVPVAGQDRLDIAAHIAVMDLVAAGRAALLPDDDLTLACALKTPLVGLTDDDLVRLAARRAPEESLAAALARHAGAGDPAALRGAAALATWRRLAQESGPFGFYADLLGPLGGRARLVARLGGEAGDAIDVFLTAAAQAEQGADAPSLTGFLSRYAPSGGRDAGGHTVKRDLESARDEVRVMTVHGAKGLEAGLLVLIDGCEPLGRNDPPLLPVPVRGAGGVADGTVPVWSPSKGHDCPAGAAAREALHERARQEHNRLLYVAMTRAKDRLVIAPYRGRDRETPESWCEMVRRGLVAAFGGVERAEMPYGPAETWRHGAALPAAPATAVPPAPPGERPDWLFRPVAPEAEPLPPLRPSGLGAADEPRRSQPRSGDPAARRRGVLIHALLEHLPALAPERRAAAARAFVAARAPGLPAAEREALATSVLRLLADPDLSVLFGPLARAEVALAGTVSLGGVEWPVHGRIDRLAVTEEAVWLCDFKTGRPPAEGAPVPGGMAAQVALYAALLARIHPDRAVIPLLVWTAGPVIRRLSGAECAAALAALRPA
- a CDS encoding cytochrome b encodes the protein MEVAMARSATAAPEEALVRYDTTTIVLHWLTALLVGLLWILGQTNDWWPRGPLRGGLWSLHVLLGFALMATLATRVVWRIGPGRALPSAEDGPLRLLARATHSGLYLLLIAVVGLGLADALVRGFVLFGAIPLPQVGDQALRRPINALHEWAANAVMAVAGLHAAAGLFHHYVRQDGVLGRMWRAS
- the addB gene encoding double-strand break repair protein AddB, with amino-acid sequence MSAARIFTIPPGAPFLATLADALLDGTLVGPVAQGPLGLAAVTLFLPTRRATRALAAELAARCGPAVLLPRMTPLGEADEAELDLAALAPGECPEAVAHPPIPALERRLILARLVQAWAAGIDRRLLPMGEEVPFRVPSSPADAVGLAADLEGLMDALTVEGLPWDEIGRAVEAEYSQYFSLTLDFVRIAAEHWPAILAERGVSDPVARGRALVLAEAARLRRERPADPIVVAGSTGSIPATAALIGAIAAMPRGAVVLPGLDLALDEEGWAAIETGEAVAHGHPQAILHRLLRGLDCPRAAVRPLGAPGPAARARAELLSQALRPAETTDAWADLDPGAREALARAGGAGLALVEAADEREEALAIAVALREALERPDCRAALITPDRGLARRVAAELGRWEIVAEDTAGQPLALSLAGRLARLATDVAALDAKPERVLALLAHPMVRLGLARPALERAAAALEIGVLRGPAPAKGFAGLAEALRVARGGERPHAPRPVRRLTQADWEAAADLVARLDRAFRDFAPRDFAPDQEEGVRDLVALAQAHRETCDLLLDGPDAPQDEPSVAVLDGLFDDLALAQAGMLEGRFSDYPAFFTALARERVVSARAERPHPRLRILGLLEARLLRVDRVVLGGLDEGVWPPKAETDAFLNRPMRAAVGLSSPERRLGQTAHDLVQALGCPDAVITRAHKREGSPTVPSRFLQRLRAFMGEAAWSGCLAAGGRLRALAASLDRGTEPLPPRPARPAPRPDPALFPRALSVTEVETLVRDPYGIFARHVLGLDPLEPVAVQPSASDRGTIVHDVLGGFAQRFPEALPADPRLPLYDLAVNAFAPIADAYPELYAEWWPRFERMAASFLAWEVERRPGLRRVHAEISGRWRIPIGPAEDFTLRARADRIEARRDGGHVIVDFKTGQPPSAREVFAGFAPQLTLEAAMLQAGGFRDLGPGTGAPELLYVRASGGKVPLDPVPLKPPRGEARSVEELIDEHARRFQGLVARFLRGEAAYLSRPYPKYARAFSPYDHLARVKEWSLVEGEGA